The Zygosaccharomyces rouxii strain CBS732 chromosome G complete sequence genome contains a region encoding:
- the TOK1 gene encoding Tok1p (similar to uniprot|P40310 Saccharomyces cerevisiae YJL093C TOK1 Target Of K1 Killer Toxin outward-rectifier potassium channel), which yields MKNRTKEKIWQNDTDNFALEEFLGYNNERVGLINENLGSKAFIWWFVVSCYFPIITACMGPIANTISVACLVEKWRYYGPDLDRIDYGPPAVFVVNILSLIVGFLSNFVLVLHFIGRLSYKKSQIINIFGWSIAATMLLVDVCVFAARDTGNGRHKTIGFWYAVATTVLYYGCTFTLLVHFIGFCLGKYPPKFNLMKNERTLMLFTLFFSILLIWGGGMFSRILHVTFGSALYFSTVSVLTVGLGDITPNDVATKILIMVFSFLGVVTLGLILAMTRSIIQESAGSTFFVHWVEVSRLATLDNIRKHDTKLTRREAYDVMMNIRRRAKRRQSFFSIIATMLVYVAFWNLGALVFKFAENWSYFNAMYFCFLCLITIGYGDFAPKTGAGRAFFVCWSLAAVPLMSAILSTVGESLFDLAKSADLTISKKLNLFRGFSPFVSLENRALNKIFTTSDASRNNRGDNEYYNVGNNDDSQDDDDDDNDDSQEGDDFDDTDVFDRGTLMSKLEDSPSDSGWESFHVSERTSHPSLYSFRSKLEKLPMLTQAMRKFRSISRKNKDYNLNYKQWNKLLQLYATPENVKRVTDSRFWLSDDSPLRFPLNEPNFAVAKIFAKMESFLEELLHNSLESPPDYSIPNVSNLSPIPRDSKSLRSRRRASSI from the coding sequence ATGAAGAATCGAACTAAAGAGAAAATCTGGCAGAATGACACTGATAATTTTGCTCTTGAAGAGTTCCTAGGGTATAATAATGAGAGGGTGGGTTTGATTAATGAAAATCTCGGATCTAAGGCATTCATATGGTGGTTTGTGGTTTCATGTTATTTTCCCATTATAACGGCGTGTATGGGACCCATAGCTAATACCATTTCGGTTGCATGTCTCGTGGAGAAATGGAGATATTACGGTCCAGACTTAGACCGCATCGACTATGGACCTCCCGCCGTTTTTGTGGTGAACATTTTATCCTTAATTGTTGGATTCTTATCAAACTTTGTTCTAGTTCTACACTTTATCGGTCGATTAAGCTATAAGAAATCACAGATTATAAACATATTTGGATGGTCGATAGCTGCTACGATGCTTTTGGTGGATGTGTGTGTTTTTGCAGCAAGGGACACCGGAAATGGTAGACATAAGACCATTGGATTTTGGTATGCCGTTGCGACAACTGTTCTGTATTACGGCTGCACTTTCACCTTATTAGTTCATTTCATTGGGTTTTGTTTGGGTAAGTATCCAccaaaattcaatttaatgaagaatGAAAGAACTTTAATGCTTTTcactttatttttttcgatCTTGTTAATTTGGGGTGGAGGAATGTTTTCCAGAATTTTACATGTTACATTTGGATCTGCACTTTATTTCTCTACTGTATCCGTCTTAACCGTGGGTCTTGGTGATATTACCCCCAACGATGTGGCTACCAAGATTCTTATCATGGTTTTTTCATTCCTTGGTGTCGTTACTTTGGGTCTCATCTTAGCCATGACAAGAAGCATCATACAAGAATCTGCAGGTAGCACTTTTTTTGTCCATTGGGTGGAAGTTTCGAGGTTAGCGACTTTGGATAATATACGGAAACACGATACAAAATTGACTAGAAGAGAAGCTTACGATGTTATGATGAATATACGTCGCAGAGCCAAACGTCGACAGTCGTTTTTTTCTATAATTGCAACGATGTTGGTATATGTGGCATTTTGGAATCTAGGAGCCCTTGTGTTTAAATTTGCTGAGAATTGGTCTTATTTTAATGCAATGTATTTTTGTTTCCTGTGTTTAATCACAATTGGATATGGTGATTTTGCCCCCAAGACAGGTGCAGGTAGAGCATTTTTCGTATGTTGGTCATTGGCAGCAGTTCCTCTAATGAGTGCTATCTTATCAACTGTGGGTGAGTCTTTATTCGATCTTGCTAAATCCGCTGATTTAACAATTTCTAAAAAGCTTAATCTTTTTCGTGGATTTAGCCCATTTGTCTCTCTAGAGAATAGAGCTctgaataaaatttttactACATCTGATGCTTCCAGAAACAATCGAGGTGATAATGAATACTATAACGTTGGCAATAATGACGATTcacaagatgatgatgatgatgataacgatgatTCGcaagaaggtgatgattttgatgataCTGACGTGTTTGATAGAGGTACGCTAATGTCCAAATTAGAAGATTCGCCATCTGATAGCGGTTGGGAAAGTTTTCATGTGTCTGAACGGACATCTCATCCATCACTGTATTCTTTCCGCTCGAAATTGGAGAAACTGCCGATGTTAACACAAGCCATGAGAAAATTCCGTAGCATTTCAAGAAAGAATAAGGATTACAATTTAAACTACAAACAATGGAATAAACTTTTACAACTCTATGCTACTCCGGAGAATGTAAAAAGAGTGACTGATTCGCGATTCTGGCTCAGTGATGATAGTCCTCTTAGATTCCCCTTGAACGAACCTAATTTTGCCGTTGCCAAAATTTTTGCCAAAATGGAATCgtttttggaagaattgcTTCATAATTCATTGGAAAGTCCTCCAGATTACAGCATACCCAACGTATCGAATTTATCGCCTATTCCTAGAGATTCAAAAAGTCTCCgttcaagaagaagggcTTCATCAATATAG
- the SRS2 gene encoding DNA helicase SRS2 (similar to uniprot|P12954 Saccharomyces cerevisiae YJL092W HPR5 DNA helicase and DNA-dependent ATPase involved in DNA repair required for proper timing of commitment to meiotic recombination and the transition from Meiosis I to Meiosis II potential Cdc28p substrate), with the protein MADNAVLEQIFSSLNLQQQVAAKYDPDLAVQVIAGPGTGKTKVLTSRVAYLMLHHKIRPQDIIVTTFTNKAAKEMIDRLVSMLRDTSIRVSDLMIGTFHSVCLRILSRYGHRIGLMKDWRIIDEKEIEVIVHNMVEKMPDQIRDYSLSLRRKVNLCLPKNGSDEWTVSPKLVKKQIERIKSYALLPEEYKGDNNHDSALAYFFENYQNELNRLNALDFDDLLMYTFRLLTREKCLPRIRHVLVDEFQDTNGIQMDLMFLFARGNHHLSRGITVVGDPDQSIYAFRNALAYNFQEMFRRCPIECSSVVLVENYRSSQKILDTSETLIRQQTEGRTDRLPLRAQYDCIFAPVYLNFPASFLEAPSIVREMLYLKSLPNLFSYDDFAILVRQRRQIKKIETALIEHRVPYKILKGHAFWELKETTSMINLLKCVYSENEKNAMIAALQYPARGIGPATAERLRTIIESKDISPFDTLKRIREGRIKFDMIGKARSSLIDFVNMIEACKKLREAPIDVALKEIFDKLYESSGMKQEYCYFDGKKKADRKPDSEPNYLNPRHRNVLVLRDYFLGTNSGNENGGVVTDSVDNTVVSGNNDKSDPMTNLNSVMEHFRNFFVSLTIYSNDTEESEEANAIKKQKYSEGLVTVSTIHGAKGLEWPVVFIPGCEEGIIPSLFGDGRSSNLEGDDDEDSENESDEEQKSEKPVTDNNSTKKKTVVPDDSLNEERRMFFVAQTRAKHLLYLSSVTDRDGRVPAVPSRFLTKELLSTMVDKQRALESVAAIKALYGNVGKKWLTSNSTFSLKQVVDDYTEFVENRRERFIWAGSIVRAMYQCNIQRNTTPTNLTSEFTTAAVQLKTGLNSPEKIKTVSPERYAPSTDTRPGVASPTKKHAPMTSTQTPPGSPNKRKSFAPSYIPSRNGPNALGVNRRLFAPSNERPQLQKEKSSPTPLSLQGSSQKKSSPTRNWNMVSTSNEGALPMKSENSDLKKAADPDPNHSNEDLMDFPASDDELMAISDLKSKKVSDSAMVDRPDYGLTAVAEPKRPNIRKPGRKLVAAPIDISEKSVSTNINDEESQQKSRFFVKDESENTTAAELLHNPDDMIVDNRPIIANAKTLADAVRETSAGSQKGRNKVKKEPTPSQYDIFSQLNNAKKKAKMNDGEIIVID; encoded by the coding sequence ATGGCTGATAATGCCGTTTTGGAACAGATCTTCTCATCGCTTAATCTACAACAACAGGTAGCAGCTAAATATGATCCTGATCTGGCTGTACAAGTGATTGCAGGACCGGGAACTGGTAAGACGAAAGTTTTAACGTCTAGAGTTGCCTATCTTATGTTACATCATAAAATAAGACCTCAAGATATTATTGTGACTACTTTTACTAATAAGGCCGCAAAAGAAATGATCGATAGATTAGTTTCAATGTTAAGAGATACGAGTATAAGAGTGAGCGATCTTATGATTGGTACTTTCCATAGTGTCTGTCTCAGAATTTTGTCAAGATATGGACATAGAATTGGACTGATGAAAGACTGGAGAATTATCGATGAGAAGGAAATTGAGGTGATAGTTCACAACATGGTGGAAAAGATGCCAGATCAAATTAGGGATTATTCATTATCGCTAAGAAGAAAAGTAAATCTTTGTCTCCCGAAAAATGGTAGTGACGAATGGACTGTATCGCCCAAATTAGTGAAGAAGCAAATCGAAAGGATAAAATCGTATGCACTTTTACCTGAGGAGTATAAAGGTGACAATAATCATGATTCAGCGCTGGCGtatttttttgaaaattatcaaaacGAATTGAATAGATTAAATGCATTAGATTTTGACGACTTACTCATGTACACATTCCGTCTTTTGACGAGAGAAAAATGTTTACCACGTATACGACACGTTCTAGTTGATGAATTCCAAGATACCAATGGTATACAGATGGACCTGATGTTTTTATTCGCTAGAGGTAACCACCATTTATCTCGAGGCATTACAGTAGTCGGCGATCCAGATCAGAGCATATATGCCTTTAGAAATGCGTTGGCTTataatttccaagaaatgTTTAGAAGATGTCCCATTGAATGTTCCAGCGTAGTGCTTGTGGAGAATTATCGTTCATCTCAAAAGATCCTAGATACAAGCGAAACCCTAATTAGGCAACAGACTGAAGGACGCACAGATAGATTACCACTGCGTGCACAATATGATTGCATTTTTGCGCCGGTGTATTTAAATTTCCCAGCTTCTTTCTTGGAAGCACCTTCCATCGTTAGAGAAATGCtttatttgaaatcacTGCCGAACCTTTTTAGCTACGACGATTTTGCCATACTGGTGAGACAAAGACGGCagattaaaaaaattgaaacgGCTTTAATTGAGCACAGAGTACCGTATAAGATCCTTAAAGGTCATGCATTTTGGGAACTAAAAGAGACTACTTCAATGATCAACCTTTTAAAATGCGTTTATTCTGAAAATGAGAAAAATGCAATGATAGCAGCATTGCAGTATCCTGCAAGAGGAATCGGACCTGCAACCGCCGAAAGACTCAGAACTATTATTGAGAGTAAAGATATTTCACCGTTCGATACATTAAAGCGTATTCGTGAAGGTAGAATCAAATTTGATATGATAGGGAAGGCTCGCTCCTCTCTCATAGATTTTGTAAATATGATTGAAGCTTGTAAGAAACTCCGAGAGGCTCCAATAGATGTGGCTCTGAAAGAGATTTTTGACAAATTATATGAATCATCGGGAATGAAACAAGAGTATTGTTATTttgatggtaaaaaaaagGCAGATCGCAAACCTGATTCTGAACCCAATTATCTGAATCCAAGGCATAGAAACGTTTTGGTGCTAAGAGATTATTTTTTGGGTACGAATTCTGGAAATGAAAATGGCGGGGTAGTCACGGACTCTGTTGATAACACTGTAGttagtggtaataatgataaaagtGATCCAATGACCAACCTGAATTCTGTTATGGAGCACTTCCGTAATTTTTTCGTATCATTGACCATTTATTCAAACGATACcgaagaatctgaagagGCAAACGCGataaagaaacaaaaatacTCAGAAGGGCTAGTGACAGTATCAACCATTCACGGTGCGAAGGGTCTTGAGTGGCCAGTTGTTTTTATTCCTGGTTGTGAAGAAGGTATCATTCCTTCACTCTTCGGAGATGGAAGGTCATCTAATTTGGAGggtgatgacgatgaagattcGGAGAATGAAAGTGATGAGGAGCAGAAAAGTGAGAAACCTGTCACCGATAACAATTCtacaaagaagaaaacgGTTGTTCCTGATGATTCGCTGAATGAAGAACGAAGAATGTTCTTTGTGGCCCAAACAAGAGCAAAACACTTGCTATATCTTTCTTCCGTTACTGATAGAGATGGTCGGGTTCCCGCTGTGCCGAGTAGATTTTTGACCAAAGAATTACTCAGTACAATGGTTGATAAGCAAAGGGCGCTTGAAAGCGTGGCTGCTATTAAGGCACTTTATGGAAACGTTGGGAAGAAATGGTTAACGTCGAATTCCACGTTTTCTCTTAAACAAGTTGTCGATGATTATACTGAATTCGTCGAAAACAGAAGAGAAAGGTTTATATGGGCAGGTTCTATAGTACGGGCCATGTACCAATGCAACATCCAAAGGAATACAACGCCAACCAATCTTACCAGTGAATTTACTACAGCTGCTGTGCAACTGAAGACTGGTCTCAATTCTCcagaaaaaattaaaactgTGTCGCCAGAAAGGTATGCGCCTTCTACAGACACCCGCCCAGGTGTAGCAAGTCCTACAAAAAAACATGCTCCGATGACAAGCACACAAACTCCACCTGGATCACCGAACAAAAGGAAATCGTTTGCCCCCTCCTATATACCAAGTAGGAATGGTCCAAATGCGCTAGGTGTAAATCGTAGGCTGTTTGCCCCCAGTAATGAGAGACCTCAGTTacagaaagaaaaaagcTCGCCAACCCCACTTAGCTTGCAAGGATCTTCTCAAAAAAAGTCATCTCCTACACGTAATTGGAATATGGTTTCCACTAGCAACGAAGGAGCACTACCCATGAAATCTGAAAATTCTGATCTTAAGAAAGCCGCTGATCCTGATCCTAACCATTCCAACGAGGATCTCATGGATTTTCCTGCctctgatgatgaacttATGGCGATTTCTGATCTTAAATCTAAAAAAGTTAGCGATTCCGCGATGGTAGATCGTCCTGATTACGGTCTCACGGCAGTAGCTGAACCAAAACGTCCTAATATCAGGAAACCAGGGAGGAAATTGGTGGCCGCTCCTATAGACATATCTGAGAAGAGTGTGTCCACCAATATTAATGATGAGGAATCCCAACAAAAAAGCCGGTTTTTCGTCAAAGATGAATCGGAAAATACCACTGCGGCAGAGCTGTTGCATAATCCTGATGATATGATTGTGGACAATCGTCCAATTATTGCCAATGCCAAAACGTTGGCAGATGCAGTCCGAGAAACGTCTGCGGGGAGTCAAAAAGGGAGAAATAAAGTTAAGAAAGAGCCTACCCCCAGTCAAtatgatattttttctcaGTTAAACAAtgcaaagaagaaggcTAAGATGAACGATGGAGaaattattgttattgATTGA
- the KHA1 gene encoding Kha1p (similar to uniprot|P40309 Saccharomyces cerevisiae YJL094C KHA1 Putative K /H antiporter), with translation MGSSNLGGVISGANPFVYNSSSPLTLFLFQTCLILATCNLLHIPFAKIRQPKVISEVIAGIILGPTVFGQIPNYMNTVFPESSIPGLNLTANLGIILFMFFLGLEVDKEFIKKHLKIALSIGLITLAVPFGFGCLFSLPLYNSYAKNNEDSKHVKFSVFMCFIATSISVTAFPVLCRILNELRLIKDRAGIIVLGAGIINDIMGWILLALSVILSSSSSDPVNTVYILLCTFGWFLLYAYPLKYFLKWALIKTHELDRSKPSPLATMCILFIMFVSAYFTDIIGVHPIFGAFIAGLVVPRENNYVVKLAERMEDIPNIVLIPIYFAVAGLHADLTLLNQGKDWAYIFASIGIAIGSKILSGSLLSQMFGLYFRESLAVGILMSCKGIVEIVVLTVGLNAGIIDKKVFGMFILMALVSTFITTPLTLFAYPESYRNELQMRLKKKDLGDEGNLQDLSNCSLGGYPRDLLNSFADVKNYHISEIINVINTTETISCSLDHINRLANGKIATSSVPIEPLSEKWKDDSVKTTTSTVGPSAKPNNRLKKLTGVLSRRTPNHHDSDATEVIQESEYGFEIQMPVKGVHLRLLTERTADLLQSSSMYNDDIHVTANTDSILQILDIFCRLSKIPFSGEVLFSTVREKATNISSLDLKGTDLVLLSLKGASHEINAGHMLRRQFYQTFEHIYSHIVGLNELPSNFFQTMAYSLNSNFALLISNSLDRLNTDSFKKKSFYLLLPSPNLASSDFLALHLFLVICHRNYRNGDDSRATIFVNDSNAHFGEHLFAALTDQEWVRSSFQVINVSVDQKVQQDSSQAFFVDAVLQKGLNEDELNSLDEATFIVAENYFFGDVPFSDEVRTAILRGSNNQFNVLVAHHHCS, from the coding sequence ATGGGTTCATCAAATCTTGGAGGCGTAATCTCTGGTGCTAATCCGTTTGTCTATAATTCGAGTTCACCACTGACACTATTTCTATTCCAAACATGTCTCATATTGGCAACGTGCAATTTGCTTCATATTCCATTTGCTAAGATACGACAGCCCAAGGTTATTTCGGAAGTTATAGCAGGAATCATTTTGGGACCCACTGTATTTGGTCAAATCCCTAACTATATGAATACAGTTTTCCCTGAGAGTTCTATTCCTGGTTTAAATTTGACGGCTAATCTAGGGATCATATTGTTCATGTTCTTCTTAGGGTTAGAAGTCGATAAggaattcatcaagaaacATTTAAAAATTGCACTCTCTATTGGACTGATTACACTGGCGGTACCGTTTGGGTTCGGGTGTCTTTTTTCATTACCACTATACAACAGTTATGCTAAGAATAACGAAGACTCCAAGCATGTTAAATTCAGTGTATTTATGTGCTTTATTGCAACTTCCATATCCGTGACAGCTTTTCCTGTGCTTTGCCGTATTTTGAACGAGCTACGTCTCATCAAGGATAGAGCTGGAATTATTGTGCTTGGTGCTGGAATCATCAACGATATCATGGGTTGGATTTTGTTGGCGCTAAGTGTGATTCTCTCCAGTTCATCTAGTGATCCTGTAAACACGGTCTACATCCTCCTTTGTACATTTGGttggtttcttctttatgcatatcctttgaaatattttttgaaatgggCATTGATAAAGACACATGAATTAGATAGAAGCAAACCGTCACCTTTAGCCACTATGTGCattctcttcatcatgTTTGTATCTGCTTATTTCACAGATATCATTGGAGTACATCCAATCTTTGGAGCTTTTATTGCTGGATTAGTTGTACCTAGAGAAAATAACTACGTCGTAAAACTGGCTGAAAGAATGGAAGATATTCCCAATATTGttttgattccaatatATTTTGCAGTTGCAGGTCTGCATGCGGACCTTACTTTACTGAATCAAGGAAAAGACTGGGCATACATATTTGCAAGTATTGGTATTGCGATTGGCTCTAAGATTCTTTCTGGTTCCCTTCTTTCACAAATGTTTGGTTTATACTTCAGAGAATCTCTAGCGGTAGGTATTCTGATGTCCTGTAAAGGTATTGTGGAAATTGTCGTTTTAACTGTGGGTTTAAACGCTGGGATCATAGATAAAAAAGTTTTTGGTATGTTCATTTTGATGGCATTGGTTTCAACATTTATCACTACTCCATTGACTCTATTTGCCTATCCTGAATCGTATAGGAATGAATTACAGATGCGtctcaagaagaaggatcTAGGTGATGAAGGAAATTTACAggatctttcaaattgcTCTTTGGGCGGTTATCCCCGTGACCTTTTAAACTCTTTTGCAGATGTAAAAAATTACCACATATCCGAGATTATAAATGTCATTAATACCACTGAGACcatttcttgttctttagATCATATCAATCGGTTGGCGAATGGTAAGATAGCTACAAGTTCTGTACCTATTGAACCCCTCTCAGAGAAATGGAAGGATGATAGCGTGAAGACTACAACGTCAACGGTAGGACCATCTGCCAAACCAAACAACagattgaagaaacttACTGGTGTTTTGTCACGCAGGACCCCCAATCATCATGATTCAGACGCAACAGAAGTAATACAAGAAAGCGAATACGGTTTTGAAATCCAAATGCCAGTGAAGGGAGTTCATTTAAGGCTACTTACAGAGAGAACTGCGGATTTGTTacaatcttcttcaatgtACAATGACGACATACATGTTACTGCAAACACTGATTCtattttacaaattttggatATCTTCTGCCGCCTGAGTAAAATTCCATTTTCTGGTGAGGTTCTTTTCTCAACGGTTAGAGAAAAAGCTACCAATATTTCatctttggatttgaaaggGACTGATTTGGTACTACTTTCCCTGAAAGGTGCTTCCCATGAAATCAATGCGGGTCATATGTTGAGGAGGCAATTTTATCAAACTTTTGAGCACATCTATTCGCATATAGTAGGATTAAATGAGTTGCCATCGAATTTCTTCCAGACAATGGCATATTCGctgaattcaaattttgcGTTActgatttccaattctctaGACAGATTAAACACGGATAGTTTTAAGAAGAAAAGCTTTTATCTACTATTGCCAAGTCCCAATTTAGCATCTTCGGATTTCTTAGCACTTCATTTATTTTTAGTGATTTGCCATAGAAACTATAGAAATGGAGATGACTCTCGAGCAACCATTTTTGTTAATGATTCAAATGCTCATTTTGGGGAACATCTCTTTGCAGCATTAACGGATCAAGAATGGGTCagatcttcttttcaagTCATCAATGTGTCTGTTGATCAAAAAGTACAGCAAGATTCCTCACAAGCATTTTTTGTCGATGCGGTTTTACAGAAAGGATTGAATGAAGACGAATTAAATAGCTTAGATGAAGCTACTTTTATTGTGGCTGAAAATTATTTCTTTGGAGACGTTCCTTTCAGTGATGAGGTGAGAACTGCAATTTTAAGAGGTTCTaataaccaattcaatGTTCTTGTAGCTCATCATCATTGCTCCTAA